In the Ranitomeya imitator isolate aRanImi1 chromosome 2, aRanImi1.pri, whole genome shotgun sequence genome, agcagccttattcaactgtgacctggcaagcaataggtgggtggtgaggttcaTCCGAgcttgtagtagagctgactctgttccatcccctactcctccaccatgggatctaaatttagtgttgacagctttgatagaaagcccctttgagccgttaaatacaacatTAGATAAAGTACTGACATTAaagacagctttgttagtggcacttacatcggcccgtagggtgggggatCTACACGCGTTctcagctgaccccccttacacaaAAATTATGGAcaatagggttgtattaaaattagatccggcatatctccccaaagtggtatcgagattccatagggctcaggatataaccctacccgctttctgtcccaatcctagtaacaagaaagaggagagactccattgcctagatgtcaggagatgtatcctacagtatttagAAATGACAAAATCCTGGCGGAAACAGcgggctttatttgtttcgttccaggggtcaaggaagggccttaaagcctcaaaacaaactattgctagatgggtgagagaggccattattctagcgtatagtagtgcaggcagggttgttccacagggtctgaaagcccattcaacgagggccatggcgacgtcgtggtTGGAGacagcagatgctaccatcgaccaaatctgtaaggcggccacttggtcctctccgtctacattttttaaacattataggctagacctatctgctaccactgatctcacatttgggagaagagtgttacaagcagtaatCCCTCCctgaagagaatacaaatctctgtaactctctcgtggttccgtcatgtatgatggaaaaacacaggtattacatacctggtaatgtgttttttcatgagacatgacggcacccttatattcccacccttttgatcacgtcattagttgggtgcattattagcattatttgtattatacactccctgggatatcggtgaatagaaccgtataggatgtattatttatgtgtacactaaccagcggagttcctctcgtactctgtaaaacaactgatgtggagagaggagccacccatttatcttgaaggtttcctgtccttgataggTGGATCccgtctctcgtggtgccgtcatgtctcatgaaaaaacacattaccaggtatgtaatacccgtgttttgggGAAAATCCAACTTTATGAAGAATATAATGATAAAAAATCCCAATAACAAGTGGCTGACAAAAGGATCACGTAACAGCCCTCACTGAATCAGTTTCAGTTTTTTTATCATTATATTCTTAATAAAGTTGGATTTTACCAAAAATATTATTTCTttctcctggagctggattttttcaAGTCTTTTCCTGCATTATttttgcctacataacattgattggtttctttttattcaacatttgggaggcagaatgaacaaacaattGAACACCATgcactactggttcatccaacaaggttttctattagactgtgaactgtcattgtcttggtaaataattaaagttttttacatcgcttgccatttttatggacagtttaagtagaaatgttcaaaaatataaaactcaaggatatgttattaaaaaattgttttttatcttagcagatgactgtaccaggagatcagagggacagttgacatcttcaatttttaaatctgatgatcttgagatcctacaagatacaactgaagtgattgctgttactccatatatatcatcatccattcacagcaaagatctatcatctgatcctatgaaacacgtcccatcttctgattcattactggctactaaggaaaatcaaagtcacaaaagaggcattaaaaaacaaactgccccTAAAGCAAATAAGTcagtttcatgttcagaatgtgggaaatgttttaacaagaaatggcatcttgttatgcaccaaagaactcacacaggggagaagcctttttcatgtttagaatgtgggaaatgttttaacaagaaatggcatcttgttaagcaccaaagaactcacacaggggagaagcctttttcatgttcagaatgtgggaaatgttttaaatggaaatcagatttggttaatcaccatagaactcacacaggggagaagccttattcatgttcagaatgtgggaaatgttttaaatggaaatcagaATTGGtaaatcaccatagaactcacacaggggagaagccttattcatgttcagaatgtgggaaaggttttaaatggaaatcagatttggttaatcaccacagaactcacacaggggagaaaccttattcatgttcagaatgtgggaaatgttttaaattgaAAGTGCTTCTTGtttgtcaccagagaactcacacaggggagaagcctttttcctgttcagaatgtgggaaatgttttaccttcaAAGAgagtcttgttagacaccaaatatctcacacaggggagaagccttttttatgttcagaatgtgggaaatgttttaaccagaaagggagtcttgttacacaccaaatatctcacacaggggagaagcctttttcctgttcagaatgtgggaaatgttttaaccagaaaaggagtcttgttacacaccaaagaactcacacaagagagaagcctttttcgtgttcagtatgtgggaaatgttttagccagaaatcatatttggttagtcaccagagaactcacacaggggagaagcctttttcgtgttcagcatgtgggaaatgttttagccagaaatcatatttggtgagtcaccagagaactcatacaggggagaagcctttttcgtgttcagtatgtgggaaatgttttagccagaaatcatatttggttagtcaccagagaactcatacaggggagaagcctttttcctgttcagaatgtgggaaatgttttaaatggaaatcgcttcttgttagacatcagtgcagtcacacagaggagaaaaCTTTTACATTTtcctaatgtgggaaatattttacttggaaataaactgttaataaacatcagatacgtcacataggggagaagccttttttatgttcataatgttggaatagttttaaccaaaattgaatcttttTAAATGAGTTGTCtcctgtcattcctcatgtttgctgacaaaaggataaaactaaactttattaattccaaatgtaaaactatacccataattcaccccctgaaggttatTCAGTAGGTGACAAATAGAAAAAACATGTTCCCCACAGttgagtatatagggtgaggtgacgtatacacactcgctctccaagcctctcatttctacgggtttcatcgtcctcaccaaaaGCAACtcctcaggagactatttaatattgacctatattcaagcgagactagacaaaaaaaaactaaagtcatgtatcatgttatccgaaacagtcagaaaaccaaccacatattggcagatcccagacctcaaactaaatactttgtaagtttataagccactccagtttcaggaatagatagtatttcAAAATACAGGTGGAGTAACCGACCCTGgaatatgaagccaggttgtgatcctcagatcaactggccttgtatggactgtcatcttcctacgcttgtcattacctcctctctgcatgcgtgccacaggtggagtaaccgaccctggaatttgaagccaggttgtgatcctaggATCAACTGGCCTTGTGTGGACtggcatcttcctacgcttgtcgttacctcctctctgtgtgcgtgccacaggtgaggTTGCGTCCCTGGAAGATCTGTAGTCACAGCTGCTAGTAtccaggtgagtcagcggaagggtgagactctaatgtgcaccatgttatctgcctgttttgtggttcaataaagctatgccacactgttttaccgtcACCCTGTGTTGCCTGATTAGCAttttgcccatgttaaaaggagagcgggAGTTCGGCGAGACGGTCCATGGTTCCTACGTTTTCGGCTAGTGGGCGGcgatcatagcaatccggcagtgacaaccgtaGACTTCAAGGGGAGACCTCTTGTTgtaatgccaacccatcagtgacccgcgatcatgtgactgggTGGGATTTCCGGTGCTCTTGCTGACGTACCAGAAAAGATGTGGCTCAGCACTGGAGCCGACATCAAAGGAAAGTAGTCCAACATGCCTGATGTTGGAAAGGCGTTAAAGGGGATTGTTTTTACAGAGACATAAGTGGTAATCAAtcctgtatacatacatatatgtatgtgtgtgtatgaagccacgcccactccacatagccacacccATTCCACACGCAAAGCCCCATACAATAaatatctaaaatatatatatatatatatatatctaataaatacactgctcaaaaaaataaagggaacactaaaatcgcacatcctagatatcactgactgaaatattccagttgtaaatctttattcgttatatagtggaatgcgttgagaacagtaaaacctaaaaatgatcaatgtaaatcataactaatataccatggaggtctggagttggaatgatgctcaaaatcaaaattgaaaatcaaattgcaggttgatccaacttcagtggaaatgcctcaagacaaggaaattatgctctgtagtgtgtgtgtggcctccacgtgcctgtgtcACCTCCCTACAAtgactgggcatgctcctgatgaggcggcggatggtctccagagggatctcctccaaAACCtttactaaagcatccgccaattattattattatacatttattccatggcgctttacatgtgataatggggcaaatatagacaaataccttaaacatgagcaaataaggcacacaggtacataaggagggaggaccctgcccgcaagggctcacagtctgcaggggatgggtgatgaaacactaggagagggtagggcaggttgtgcggcggttcagtaacttcaggatccctgcaggctgtaggcttgtcggaagaggtgagtcttcaggttctttttgaagatttctatggtaggcgagagtctgatgtgttggggtagagagttccagagtattcctggacagtctgtggtggtgcaacatgacattggtggatggagcaagatatgatgtcccagatgtgttggattcaggtctggggaacggacgggccagtccatagctttaatgccttcatcttgcaggaactgttgacacactccagccacatgaggtctggcattagtcCTGCATTAggcggaacccagggccaaccgcaccatcatacggtctcaaaaggggtctgaggatctcatcttggtacctaatggcagtcaggctacctctggtgaacacatggagggctgtgcggccatccaaaaaaaatgccaacccacaccattactgacccactgccaaaacggtcatgctgaaggacattgcaggcagcagattgcaatccacggcgtctccagaccctGTCATGtctctcacatgtgctcagtgtgaacctgctttcatctgtgaagagcacagggcgctagtggtgaatttgccaatcctggtgttctgtggcaaatgccaagcgtcctgcatggtgtgggtctgtgagcacaacccccatctgtggacgtcgggcgctccatcctcatggagtcggtttctaaccgtttgtgcagacacatgcacatttgtggcctgctggaggtcattttgcagggatctggcagtgcccctcctgttcctccttgcataaaggctgaggtagcggtcttgctgctgggttgttgccctcctacggccccctccacatgtcctggtgtactggcctgtctcctggtagcgcctccagcctctggacactacgctaacagacacagAAAACCATCTTGCCAcagatcgcattgatgtgccatcctggatgagctccactacctgagccacttgtgtaggttgtagaatctgtctcatgctacgagtgtgaaagcacaaccaacattcaaaagtgaccaaaacattagccagaaagaattggtactgagatgtctgtggtctccacctgcagaaccacccctttattgaatgtgtcttgataattgccaataatttccatctgttgtctattccatttgcacagcagcacgtGAAATTGatagtcaatcagtgttgcttcctaagtggacagtttgatttcacagaagtttgatttacttggagttatattctgttgtttaaatgttccttttactttttttgagcagtgtatataatatcTAATGTATATATTTCATAGGCACATCATCTTGACCACAACAGCTTTCACTGCATGTGTTGACCAcatcaaccaatcactaagcatctttcatttcaccagagctgtttagaagatcaatgctgagctgtgattggttgctgtgagcaacagttttccttgtagacagatataactgaggcctattattatcatttctatggtgttattgtCCTTCTGTgaagctggaaataacacaatttattaccgtgccgGCACTTACccccctctgccacagactgcatTGCCACCCTGACAATGCCGGGTTCACTTTATACCTATTTATACAGATACAGCTAATGCCGCTCTAAATTAGGAGAAAAATCTGGCACTAATGCATCAAAATGAAAGATATTTATTGAAAATATCAGTCACAAAATTATGTAACATTTTGGTCCAAATTTGAACCTTCTTTAGATTGAGATACATATAACGAAACAAATCAAAAAAGAATCTACAATCAGTTATAACACGTCACTGATATTTGGTAACAGGTATACAACAGAAATAGAACATCGAGGCTAAATATTCTAATGAATCAGGACCTGATGACTCTGGAGAGCTCACAATGCTATACAATAACTAAACTACCAAATTTGTGCATTATTGTATTATTGGGGCTATTATATGTTCAATAAATATCTTCCATTTTGATGCATTAAGGAGTGCCAGATTTCTCTTCAGATTTATTACTAGCATCGGTATCCTTCTTCTGTGCACCCAAATTTTAGAACGTTGTGACGTGTTTTGTGATTGAATATATTTTTACCATATACACGAGCCCCCGTATTTTCACTGATTAACGTACCAAGAGATGTCTGCAATCAGCTTTTCTTATAATGAGACAGATGTGGCCAATATTGTCTCACAAGTTCCCGCATCCAGCAAATTTTTACACATTTCCAGCAGTGAATTTAAATCACGTGATCTGGAGAGAGAATCTCGTCATCTTCTAGGCCTGGAGCTTCACAGTGCAACGATTGCTGAATATGTTGGAACACCACGGATTCCAAGAGGCCTCCGAGTATCACTACGTCCTACCTTGTTTCAGGAGAACACTGATTCTTGTCAAAGATTTGAACAGGTGTTAAATAAATGGTCACTAGAAATAATGACATTAACTCTGGAATATCTCAATAAGGAAATCAAAAATGGTCAAGAAAAGATCTCCAATATTGAAGCACAATTGAAGACACTTTAAGGACGAATTTGACTCCATGAAATCCCGCACTAAAGAGAATTTGGACGTTTTTAAACAAGAAACTGAAAAAATGTAAACGTCAAAAAAAGTTTTCGTGACACACAAGACTATTTGCAAAAAAGAGTTTATAGATGGCAAAACCCCACTTTCTCCTCCTACTCCGGTTATTGAAATGATAGGTTCACTGATGGCTCCTCAGCTTCTAGTTCAGATAATCAACGTGCTGGTCCATGTAGATCTTTTTAGGCTCCAGCAGGAGATACAACCGAAGAAAGATACAAGGAGGAGGAGCCAATGCTTTAGAAACCAATCGACATACAATGAACACCAGGTCACAGGTAATAACTCAAATTTGGCAATGAATATCTCGTCAAAATCACTAGGTGCTTCACAGTTATCTTATTCACAAACCAATCCGAAAAAAACGGAAGCAAATGCCAGTATGAAATGTAAACACTTTATTGGAAacaattttaataaaaaaatacaaataggTTAAAAAAATGAAGATACTAGTGCACAATATAGCCGTCCAACTGGTAGTACAACCCTTATGTATACTAAGTATCACCATGAGTTACCACCCATTGGGCTGAACACCACATATATACTAAGGGCTCCTATAAATACACATGATGCCCCACTATGTAAATTCCTTTTGTCCAAAGTGGCTTATCTAAGCCTACAGATCTCCCATGGGTATATTCCCAGGAGGATATAAGATTAACTGTCATAGACGATCAGGAAGCTATATGTGATGGCGATAATGTACATAGGTAGCTGCTGATAAACTAATTCCACaaggtaaagtgcatagtgctagtaTGGGGTCTATCACAAGTCCTATTTTACATGATACTTAAAAGGGCAAAGAAACCGCAATATAATTACAATGTGACAGACGCAGATGAATCTAAAGAGTTAATTTCACATGAGTACTCAGTGGCTTCAAAGTATATTGCGTACACTAATGATAATATCACCAGCCACAAATAAAGTGCACTGTGCTAAACAATATATTTTATATTACAAAGAAGGGTGCACTCTGGTTAATTCCAAGTCATAaatagtatatagtataatgcctaGTCCATATACGTACATAACCAAAAGAAGAAAAGATTGGACTAGCAAGAGCCTGCACAACCACATAAAGTGAAAAATAACAAACTTTTATTAACAccacaaaaaaacatataaaaacaatgaaaaccatgtagtatatacacGTAACACCCCCATTCCTAGACAATGCAACTGCCAAATCACCTTACAAATATATCACAGAAAAGAGCATAAAGCAATGATGTTATATATAATGTGAAAATGACATTATCTACCCTCATACACATATAACCAGCCAATATTTGGAAAAttgtataaaaaataaacaatttagGACCAAAAAAGATTATCCTTGGTCCCATATAATAAACCCATATACAACCTGGTAAATAGTCCtggcgttgcaacaatatcgtcagGTGTAGTCAGGGTGGACTTAGAAAGAATAggagcgcatgaagagaaggacagcaccacagcaattgtgaaaaaaacagctcccgtatttattctgccatctgcaacgtttcggtccgtggacctttttcaagcttctggatttacctactgggatggattccctggtgaggacgtgcactctgctgtccatagagacattgccattatagggtgcagcTTTACAATTAATATTTGATACTTAGAAAGAATAGGGTCTAGAATGTGCATGGAACCTATTATGTAGCAGGTTATAGGACAGAGGGAAGGTCGAATAAAGGCTTCTGGATCAAAATAACAAGGCCGGCATCAGCGCCATAAATAACCAGAATGAAGCCGGAATGGGGTGTGAGgaaagagccccacgcgtatcgctgccgcagcagcttcttACGGGGAAGTGTGTTTGTGGTGAACAAACCCAGTTTAAATATAAATTGCAATCAAATAAAGGACGTACCGCTGTGCTGCAGTGAGGATGGGAGGCATGTATCAGAAAAAGCGCCAGCCGCATGGAGAAGTAATCCGGCGGAAGTATGTGCAGTCTCCATGGAGAAGGTTTGCACATGCGCACTCGTGGCTCACGTTTGAGCTGTGTTGCGCACGCGCGGGCAGCAAGAGGAATGCAGGGGAGAGAAAGGGGAAAGAGGAGCGCAGATGGATGAAAAGGCAGCACTAGAGGAAAAGGCTGCGAAGCGTGGAGTGGATTTAACtaggataactgttgtgaattctgttgtcaagctccctcctgtggtcgtgaatggtacttcggtgagttctgtccgtgggctccctctggtggctgtcagtggagctgctgcttctgaggttccttacacaggtgacgtggtttatcctttggttggcttctctatttaactccacttagatcgttactccatgccagctgtcaatgtttctgcattggttcagttcgctcttggatctttctggtgacctgtctactccagcagaagctaagttcctgattgtatctaatttgttcattgttttcttgtccagctggatatcatgattttgtcttgctagctggaagctctgggatgcagagtggcatctccgcaccgttagtcggagcggaggtctttttgcacactctgcgtggtcttttgtagttttttgtgctgatcgcaaagctacctttcctatcctctgtctatttagtaagtctggcctccctttgctgaaacctgtttcatttctgcgtttgtgactttcatctttactcactgtcaatatatgtggggggctggcttttcctttggggaatttctctgaggcaaggtaggctttattttctatctctagggctagctagctcttaggctgtgacgaggcgcctagggagcgtcaggagcgctccacggctatttctagtgtgtgtgataggattacggattgcggtcagcagagctcccacatcccagagcttgtcctgtatgagttttaactatcaggtcattcctggtgctcctaaccaccaggtcataacagataacaCATGCATAATGTATGAGAGTGATGGCTATGGGCAAGGAGCCTAAAGGGGAAAAAGAACGGTCATAAAGTTAATACATATATAAAAGAAAACTCCATATAACCAAGATTAAACATCTGAAATATATGAGAAATCTATAGATAAATAATGCATAATAAAGTAATTAGGTGAATAATAATTAATTTACACATGTAGATgaataaacaataataaaaaatatatatataaataaatatatatataaaatatacaagAAAACCCCCACATGATGCAAggtgttttttatttattatcaTTGGTTATTAACATTATAATGAATAAGGGCGCCGGTACAATCGGAACAAGCATAGGAGTGAACGTATATAACCAAAGAGTTATGGTATGAAACCAAGGGTCAATATAAAGAGTTCTTTTTCTTCCTCTTCAGTCGTCCGGAGGGGAGTAAATTGTCCATTGTCGAAAACCAGAAGACTATGGTCCTTCAGTGTAGTGAAGGATACCTCTCCAATTTCCACCAATATCCTCCATTGTTAAAGTTCATGATGTCCTTAGTCCCCTATGCTTGGCTCATTGATCACCCACAGTCCAGAATGTTTCCAGGTCatatgaagaaagaaaaaaaagccatTTATCACCGTCCTGCTTTTCTCCAAAAATGTCCAATACATAGCCCAACGGGCCTGATGGATGTTGGGcaagaaaaaagggggggaaaaattATATTTTGTTAGTATGGATAAGTAAAAATGTAAAGTCACATACCCACTGCTTCTCAACTATCCCAAGAAGCCCGTAAAAAGAAGCTCCTCATTTAATCCTAAAGGTGTCACTGATTGGAGCTGGAAAATCCATCTAGATTCAATTTGTAGGAGGAGTTTACATCTATTGCCCCCCTCTTTCGTTGGGGGCAAGCTTCTGTAGGCCCACAACCCTAAGATTTACAGGAGAGCCCCGTTAAGAACTGTGCGGCCACTGGGGTGAGGGTTTTTGCTTTCTTCAAGTCCGAAGAGGCTAGGTGTACAGTGGATATGTGTTTCTGGGCCCGCTTCCTCAGTTCCTGAGAGGTTTGCCCAACATATACCATGTCACAGGGGCAAATAAGGGCATAAATTACATCCCTAGACTTGCAATTGATGTAGGTCTTTAAAGGGTGTCTGCTAAGTCTAGTTGGATGCACGAAAGTGTCCCGATTTGGGACCATGTGGGGACAGATATTGCAATCCCCACATGGAAATGAACCCTTTAAAATAATGCCTCTGTTTAGCCTCACCGTTGGGCTTGTGAAGTGGCTCTTGGTAAGTAAGTCCCTCAAGTTTGGTGCCCTTCTTGCTGTCAGTAATGGTCTGTTGCTGGTGATTTCCATAGTTTGAGTATCCGCCCGGAGAATCTGACAGTGTCTGGAGAGAATATCACTAACCTGCTTCCAGTTACTATTATAATCCGTAATGAATCTTGTTTGTGTCTACTGGCAATGTCCCTTAGATGATAAAAGCGATCTCTGATCATGTTGTCTGGCCCGTTGGAAAGCTGTAGAGATCACACGATTAGGGTAGCCCCTTTGTCTGAAGCGGTCCGTAAGATCCCGGGCCTGTGTTCAAAAATCACAGTCAAGGGTACAGTTACGTCTGACACGTAAAAACTGTCCCGTGGGTACACCCACCTTTGTATGCCAGGGATGGAAACTAGAGAAGTTCAAAAGTGCATTAGTTGCGGTGGGCTTCCGGAAGAGATCTGTAGCCAAACGATTTTCTTGTACAAATATCTTCAAATCCAGAAAGGTGACGTCACTATTAGAGATGGAATAAGTGAGGAAGATATTATTGGAATTGAGGTTCAGACCACTAAGGAATTCAATAGAATCTTTCCTTGTACCTCTCCACAGGAAAAATATATCATCTATAAAGCGATATAAAGAATGTACATGATCGTTAAATGCCGGCAAAGGATACACATGTTTCTCTTCCCACCAGCCTGAAAAGGTGTTCACATAGGCCAGTGCGCATTTCGCTCCCATCGCCACACCTGACCTTTGTAGAAAAAAGACCCTATCAAAGAGGAAAAAATTGTGACGGAGAACGAATGCCAACAGGTCCAGGAGGAAGGAGTCATGCCCACGATCAGTGGATCTATTTTTGTTCAGGAAATGGGCTACTGCCTCGATCCCATCCTTATGGTTGATGTTGGAGTAGAGTGACTCGACGTCACAAGTCACCAAAAGGAAATCCGTTGGAAGCTCGATTCGTCCACAAATTTCAATAAAATGGGAAGAATATGTATTAACTTTATGACCGTTTTTCTTCCCCTTTAGGCTCCTTGCCCATAGCCATCACTCTCATACATTATGTATGTGTTATCCTAGTTAAATCCACTCCACGCTTCGCAGCCTTTTCCTCTAGTGCTGCCTTTACATCCATCTGCGCTCCTCTTTCCCCCTTCTCTCCCCTGTATTCCTCTTGCTGCCCGCGCGTGCGCAACACAGCTCAAACGTGAGCCACGAGTCTGCATGTGCAAACCTTCTCCATGGAGACTGCACATACTTCCGCCGGATTAGTTCTCCATGCGGCCGGCGCTTTTTCTGATACATGCCTCCCATCCTCACTGCAGCACAGCGGTACGTCCTTTATTTGATTGCAATTTATATTTAAGCTGGGTTTGTTCACCACAAACACACTTCCCCTGaagaagctgctgcggcagcgatacgcgtggggctcttccCTCACACCCCATTCCGGCTTCATACTGGTTATTTATGGCGCTGATGCCGGCCTTGTTATTTTGATCCAGAAGCTTTTATTCTACCTTCCCTCTGTCCTATAACATGCTACATAATAGGTTCTATGCACATTCTAGACCCTATTCTTTCTAAGTCCACCCTGACTACACctgacgatattgttgcaacgccaGGACTATTTACCAGGTTGTATATGGGTTTATTATATGGGACCAAGGATAATCTTTTGTGGTCCTAAATTGTCTATTTTTGATACAATTTTCCCAATATTGGCTGGTTATATGTGTATGAGGGTAGATAATGTCATTTTCACATTATATATAACATCATTGCTTTATGCTCTTTTCTGTGATATATTTGTAAGGTGATTTGGCATTTGCATTGTCTAGGAATGGGGGTGTTACGCGTATATACtacatggttttaattgtttttatatgttttttggcggtgttaataaaagtttgtgattttTCACTTTATGTGGTTGTGCAGGCTCTTGCTAGTCCAATCTTTTCTTTTTTTGGCACTGTGCTAAACAAGGCAAATGCCA is a window encoding:
- the LOC138662820 gene encoding oocyte zinc finger protein XlCOF22-like isoform X1, which codes for MWSAALQVEVSTISDPLSEDLLQKNIFLIYPSKMDMDRDKMAERIIHLTLEILFRLTGEDYTVVKKTSSDRCQDPVSDGWGRPLSPITGPPPHPLIHEDINDQKILELAYKMIELLTGEVPIRCQDVAVYFSMEEWEYLEGHRDLYKNVIMEVPQPLTSPDLSSKRTTPERCPRPLLPQDCYQEDPNAPQDQQGEDLTHINTTETYVRGDERCKEEIPTYGYPADDCTRRSEGQLTSSIFKSDDLEILQDTTEVIAVTPYISSSIHSKDLSSDPMKHVPSSDSLLATKENQSHKRGIKKQTAPKANKSVSCSECGKCFNKKWHLVMHQRTHTGEKPFSCLECGKCFNKKWHLVKHQRTHTGEKPFSCSECGKCFKWKSDLVNHHRTHTGEKPYSCSECGKCFKWKSELVNHHRTHTGEKPYSCSECGKGFKWKSDLVNHHRTHTGEKPYSCSECGKCFKLKVLLVCHQRTHTGEKPFSCSECGKCFTFKESLVRHQISHTGEKPFLCSECGKCFNQKGSLVTHQISHTGEKPFSCSECGKCFNQKRSLVTHQRTHTREKPFSCSVCGKCFSQKSYLVSHQRTHTGEKPFSCSACGKCFSQKSYLVSHQRTHTGEKPFSCSVCGKCFSQKSYLVSHQRTHTGEKPFSCSECGKCFKWKSLLVRHQCSHTEEKTFTFS
- the LOC138662820 gene encoding oocyte zinc finger protein XlCOF22-like isoform X3 translates to MDMDRDKMAERIIHLTLEILFRLTGEDYTVVKKTSSDRCQDPVSDGWGRPLSPITGPPPHPLIHEDINDQKILELAYKMIELLTGEVPIRCQDVAVYFSMEEWEYLEGHRDLYKNVIMEVPQPLTSPDLSSKRTTPERCPRPLLPQDCYQEDPNAPQDQQGEDLTHINTTETYVRGDERCKEEIPTYGYPADDCTRRSEGQLTSSIFKSDDLEILQDTTEVIAVTPYISSSIHSKDLSSDPMKHVPSSDSLLATKENQSHKRGIKKQTAPKANKSVSCSECGKCFNKKWHLVMHQRTHTGEKPFSCLECGKCFNKKWHLVKHQRTHTGEKPFSCSECGKCFKWKSDLVNHHRTHTGEKPYSCSECGKCFKWKSELVNHHRTHTGEKPYSCSECGKGFKWKSDLVNHHRTHTGEKPYSCSECGKCFKLKVLLVCHQRTHTGEKPFSCSECGKCFTFKESLVRHQISHTGEKPFLCSECGKCFNQKGSLVTHQISHTGEKPFSCSECGKCFNQKRSLVTHQRTHTREKPFSCSVCGKCFSQKSYLVSHQRTHTGEKPFSCSACGKCFSQKSYLVSHQRTHTGEKPFSCSVCGKCFSQKSYLVSHQRTHTGEKPFSCSECGKCFKWKSLLVRHQCSHTEEKTFTFS
- the LOC138662820 gene encoding oocyte zinc finger protein XlCOF22-like isoform X2 — protein: MWSAALQVEVSTISDPLSEDLLQKNIFLIYPSKMDMDRDKMAERIIHLTLEILFRLTGEDYTVVKKTSSDRCQDPVSDGWGRPLSPITGPPPHPLIHEDINDQKILELAYKMIELLTGEVPIRCQDVAVYFSMEEWEYLEGHRDLYKNVIMEVPQPLTSPDLSSKRTTPERCPRPLLPQDCYQEDPNAPQDQQGEDLTHINTTETYVRGDERCKEEIPTYGYPDDCTRRSEGQLTSSIFKSDDLEILQDTTEVIAVTPYISSSIHSKDLSSDPMKHVPSSDSLLATKENQSHKRGIKKQTAPKANKSVSCSECGKCFNKKWHLVMHQRTHTGEKPFSCLECGKCFNKKWHLVKHQRTHTGEKPFSCSECGKCFKWKSDLVNHHRTHTGEKPYSCSECGKCFKWKSELVNHHRTHTGEKPYSCSECGKGFKWKSDLVNHHRTHTGEKPYSCSECGKCFKLKVLLVCHQRTHTGEKPFSCSECGKCFTFKESLVRHQISHTGEKPFLCSECGKCFNQKGSLVTHQISHTGEKPFSCSECGKCFNQKRSLVTHQRTHTREKPFSCSVCGKCFSQKSYLVSHQRTHTGEKPFSCSACGKCFSQKSYLVSHQRTHTGEKPFSCSVCGKCFSQKSYLVSHQRTHTGEKPFSCSECGKCFKWKSLLVRHQCSHTEEKTFTFS